One segment of Ignavibacteria bacterium DNA contains the following:
- a CDS encoding tetratricopeptide repeat protein, translating to MKRPATTGRPRCGTVLKATGNWVEAFSLFHQALATYNTLGSTRDIALTLNVLGIVLKNSGQYPEALEHFYRSLSLFEELGDHDGVALVTDNIGSVYYMIEDYQLAIEFRERSLRHYESVGDERSVSSILSNIGNVYVVKNDFDRALEYYRRASAIASRMGTQRDVARTTGLILGVLVRKGPSDEADQLLASLDAMSIPDVNTRLYMESSRALLQEQRGMYDESRKTLLSSLMVAQECALPFDEVGIHGQLRDLALKQNDLAAYVEHNNAYQRINEEINGKATTTTLAMQEAERKMAKERQAHEKHLAILHSTLPQHIAERVARGEVVNDHYENASVIFLDIVGFTDLSSSMKSQDVITLLDNIFTQCDAICEQYNVTKIKTIGERRF from the coding sequence ATGAAGAGACCGGCAACCACTGGGCGCCCGCGCTGCGGGACCGTGTTGAAGGCCACCGGCAACTGGGTGGAGGCGTTTTCGCTGTTTCACCAGGCGCTCGCTACCTACAACACGTTGGGCAGCACAAGAGATATAGCACTGACGTTGAATGTTCTCGGCATCGTTCTCAAGAACAGCGGACAATATCCGGAAGCACTTGAGCACTTCTATCGCTCGTTATCGTTGTTTGAGGAGCTCGGCGATCATGATGGAGTGGCTCTTGTGACCGACAATATCGGTTCTGTCTACTACATGATCGAAGACTACCAATTGGCCATTGAGTTTCGAGAGCGTTCGCTGCGGCATTACGAATCTGTCGGAGATGAACGGAGTGTCTCTAGCATACTGTCGAACATCGGCAACGTCTACGTTGTGAAGAATGACTTCGATCGTGCTCTGGAGTATTACCGCCGGGCATCAGCGATCGCCTCGAGGATGGGAACGCAACGAGATGTTGCCCGCACGACGGGACTAATACTCGGTGTACTCGTACGTAAGGGGCCATCGGACGAAGCCGATCAACTGCTTGCCTCACTGGATGCGATGTCGATCCCGGACGTTAACACGAGACTATACATGGAATCGAGTCGTGCATTGCTCCAGGAGCAACGCGGGATGTATGACGAATCCAGAAAGACACTTCTTTCCTCACTGATGGTCGCTCAGGAATGCGCCCTCCCCTTTGATGAGGTAGGCATCCATGGTCAGTTGCGAGATCTCGCACTCAAACAGAACGATCTTGCAGCCTATGTAGAACACAACAACGCCTACCAGCGCATCAACGAAGAGATCAACGGCAAGGCCACCACAACTACGCTTGCCATGCAAGAAGCGGAGAGGAAGATGGCCAAAGAACGCCAGGCGCATGAGAAGCACCTTGCTATTCTCCATTCCACTCTTCCACAACACATTGCCGAGCGAGTGGCAAGGGGCGAGGTGGTCAACGATCACTATGAAAACGCCTCCGTGATCTTCCTCGATATCGTGGGCTTCACGGATCTATCGTCTTCCATGAAGTCGCAAGATGTGATCACCTTGCTGGACAATATTTTCACGCAATGCGACGCGATCTGTGAACAATACAACGTCACCAAGATCAAGACGATTGGCGAGCGGCGGTTTTGA
- a CDS encoding tetratricopeptide repeat protein — protein sequence MTQEIRKHSDDVLSRAANLHGKGETTHEIRAELEALLTEHQNTDDDQSSARVHYALATHHMIRTQLDVAIQHCEDGLRLIGGKQSPLEVELLVLLSRQYIANNVIKAREITTSAMDLSQQLNGHVTPSVLLRHAEAVGANGDVERSIELLRQAEALFDLDGDESGRVVVLLRLCVQLINNRQYALVIEYATEVIGLADSLGRRMAKVNGFKFLAMALTGIGKPAEAYEVGKRALDIAEEHYPGHLVGDCCGVLGDVYLKLNDLPTALNCFARARNVYRESGHLNGQALCLTRMAEVYGTAGKPELAEQLLVEADELCDEIGNTVLKRSVAFVRAGLYMRQHKETGTSSMDAVDKAVDIFRRIAASTVSLSLPVLDEIDVTIKPLPPKTSDEITTPHEATEYAFKVSTLGSFCVERGGTEISMEEWKRKKARDVFKYLVTRHRRSVSVDEIVMHVWGEDVDVERCLPTLQNAVSAIRTALEPGIKPRQTSRYIQFRDGSYTLDLGPDSVVDLHDYTARATTAISIIDPHQRLEELGRVADLYTGDFLPDDIYDDWTDFTRITTRELAIEVLNQLAATQFSLDMGAAARITMQRLGALDP from the coding sequence ATGACTCAAGAGATCCGAAAACATAGCGATGATGTTCTGTCTCGGGCCGCGAACCTGCACGGTAAGGGAGAGACCACACACGAGATTCGTGCTGAACTCGAAGCCCTGCTAACAGAACATCAGAATACCGACGATGACCAATCATCGGCAAGAGTGCACTATGCACTGGCAACACATCACATGATCCGCACACAGCTGGATGTAGCCATTCAGCATTGTGAAGATGGACTTCGCTTGATAGGGGGCAAGCAGTCCCCACTAGAAGTGGAACTGTTAGTGCTGCTCTCTCGACAGTACATTGCGAATAACGTCATCAAGGCACGAGAGATCACCACGAGCGCAATGGATCTATCACAACAGCTCAATGGTCACGTGACCCCATCGGTGTTGCTTCGGCATGCCGAGGCTGTCGGTGCCAATGGCGACGTTGAAAGATCGATCGAACTATTGCGTCAGGCAGAAGCGCTGTTCGATCTCGATGGAGATGAATCCGGTCGAGTGGTGGTCCTTCTGCGACTTTGCGTTCAGCTCATCAACAACAGGCAGTACGCACTCGTGATCGAGTACGCCACTGAGGTGATCGGTCTAGCCGATTCTCTTGGCCGTCGCATGGCAAAGGTGAATGGATTTAAGTTCCTAGCAATGGCTCTGACCGGTATCGGCAAGCCTGCCGAGGCGTATGAGGTAGGGAAGCGAGCCCTGGATATTGCGGAGGAGCATTATCCCGGACATCTTGTTGGTGACTGTTGCGGCGTCCTAGGTGATGTCTATCTGAAGTTGAATGATCTGCCAACAGCCCTCAACTGTTTTGCGAGGGCACGTAATGTCTATCGCGAATCCGGACATCTGAACGGTCAAGCTCTTTGCCTTACCCGCATGGCCGAAGTTTACGGTACGGCGGGCAAACCGGAACTTGCCGAGCAACTCTTGGTCGAAGCCGACGAACTCTGTGACGAGATCGGCAACACTGTGCTGAAACGATCCGTGGCCTTTGTGCGAGCCGGTTTGTATATGCGTCAACACAAGGAGACTGGTACGTCATCAATGGATGCTGTAGACAAGGCCGTTGACATCTTCCGTAGGATCGCGGCGTCAACTGTTTCCCTTTCGTTGCCTGTCCTCGACGAGATCGATGTTACCATCAAGCCGTTGCCGCCAAAAACGTCGGACGAGATCACCACTCCTCATGAAGCAACCGAATATGCCTTCAAGGTCAGCACGCTTGGTTCGTTTTGTGTGGAAAGGGGCGGCACAGAGATCTCAATGGAAGAATGGAAGCGCAAGAAAGCGCGTGATGTCTTCAAGTACTTGGTAACGCGACATCGACGCTCCGTGAGCGTTGATGAGATCGTGATGCATGTATGGGGCGAGGACGTAGATGTTGAACGATGTTTGCCAACCCTGCAGAACGCCGTCAGCGCCATCCGCACGGCTCTTGAACCAGGCATCAAACCGCGTCAAACCTCTCGTTACATTCAGTTCCGCGACGGCTCGTACACCCTTGATCTTGGGCCAGACTCCGTTGTGGACCTTCACGACTATACGGCACGTGCAACCACCGCCATATCGATCATCGATCCTCATCAACGCCTTGAAGAACTCGGTCGTGTTGCCGACCTCTATACCGGCGACTTCCTGCCAGATGACATCTATGATGACTGGACGGACTTCACACGCATCACAACGCGTGAGCTAGCGATCGAAGTCTTGAATCAGCTAGCAGCAACACAGTTCAGCCTGGACATGGGCGCCGCTGCTCGCATCACGATGCAACGTCTGGGCGCGTTGGATCCGTGA
- a CDS encoding S8/S53 family peptidase, whose translation MPLVFTDPSLHLRLRSKKVAALLTTNVDAKKLAISKAKASALISTSRTKLVAGKPQSFTLLQDRISKIKRTRGASVKRAIDTRAMRTPDQIIAAFVLRVKVSRSAAKSLATPARLIVRSTQANLAAFVKGLSGCLGVDVASIGVVVKRLPLTPGPVTSYSVMFPIDHTSVRTELLNLAWAMRKKGVFHSVAVSGLRGNFFAPTAATRAERNFDWHLDLTRASRAHAIPPKRGGRALGEGIVIAHIDSGWAEHSQYNSAQIDIARSHNVVTGATGSENAKHSIRNRDADAPQITHGTATGSVILGGRIDDGQELISTASDAALAFGTESDGKRKYNDKRVLDTNGHLTGVAPKATMLPIKFINDSALLEITDRGVHGAGVFRLFDEDLINAIQYAIDAKAHVISLSVGGLLHDEVREIINTAVEKHNIIIAAAVGQTYLSNAVSAIADGLNVVGVGGGDSVVLPAAYSNVIAVAGCSPSGEPWSETHRGPNVDITAPADAIWIADYKSKDSRSGNATRGETLECASGTSFAAPHVAGAAALWLAHHGRQTLIGQYGPAGIPLAWVFRQQIQKTARAIGTWDDGLYGPGIINIEALLNEPLPRPQDVVPPPAMVNGIVPGVSGGLEAAGEAFQDAFLEFMDWAGAQADNAERQAAIIWLAGQQAADRTIKDLGNAWAQLDAAAQGAAADVKAEIDRTKRDIERGINDVVKQTEDAIEEAGDQIEDVIDEAGKAVEEFSDNVGEAASDVGNAVAGFFGW comes from the coding sequence ATGCCACTGGTCTTCACCGATCCGTCCCTTCATCTGCGTCTTCGTTCAAAGAAGGTCGCAGCACTCCTCACGACGAACGTCGACGCAAAGAAGCTCGCCATCAGCAAGGCAAAGGCTTCTGCCCTGATCTCCACTTCTCGTACGAAGCTCGTTGCCGGAAAACCACAGTCCTTTACGCTGCTGCAGGATCGCATCTCCAAGATCAAACGTACGCGCGGAGCCTCCGTCAAGCGTGCCATCGATACACGCGCAATGCGTACTCCGGACCAGATCATCGCGGCTTTTGTGCTGCGGGTGAAGGTCTCTCGCAGCGCGGCGAAGTCTCTGGCAACGCCGGCTCGATTGATCGTTCGAAGCACCCAGGCAAATCTTGCTGCGTTTGTGAAGGGGCTTTCGGGATGTTTGGGCGTGGACGTGGCTTCGATCGGTGTTGTTGTGAAACGTTTGCCCCTTACACCCGGACCTGTGACGAGCTACTCGGTGATGTTTCCGATCGATCACACCAGCGTTCGTACTGAGCTTCTCAATCTCGCGTGGGCCATGCGCAAGAAAGGGGTGTTTCATTCGGTAGCGGTGAGTGGACTCCGCGGAAACTTCTTTGCGCCTACCGCAGCTACACGCGCCGAACGAAACTTCGACTGGCATCTCGATCTCACTCGCGCTTCTCGCGCACACGCCATCCCACCAAAGCGGGGCGGACGTGCACTTGGCGAAGGGATCGTCATCGCACACATCGATTCGGGTTGGGCCGAACACTCCCAGTATAACAGCGCACAGATCGACATCGCACGATCACACAATGTTGTCACAGGTGCAACGGGTTCGGAGAATGCAAAACACTCGATCAGAAATCGTGATGCCGATGCACCACAGATCACTCACGGGACGGCAACGGGGTCGGTGATCCTCGGCGGACGGATCGATGACGGACAGGAACTCATCAGCACGGCATCGGACGCTGCTCTTGCGTTCGGTACAGAATCCGACGGCAAGCGCAAGTACAATGACAAACGGGTCCTCGACACTAACGGTCACCTTACCGGAGTTGCCCCAAAGGCAACGATGCTTCCCATCAAATTCATCAATGACTCGGCATTGCTCGAGATCACAGACCGCGGAGTGCATGGCGCCGGAGTGTTTCGTCTCTTCGATGAAGACCTCATCAATGCTATACAGTATGCGATCGATGCAAAGGCACACGTGATATCGCTCAGTGTCGGCGGCTTGTTGCATGACGAAGTACGCGAGATCATCAACACGGCTGTAGAGAAACACAACATCATCATAGCCGCAGCTGTTGGCCAGACATACCTTAGCAACGCCGTCAGTGCGATTGCCGATGGACTCAACGTAGTAGGTGTGGGAGGGGGCGATTCCGTTGTACTCCCTGCAGCGTATTCGAATGTGATCGCCGTTGCCGGCTGTAGTCCGTCAGGAGAGCCATGGAGTGAAACCCACCGAGGCCCGAACGTAGACATCACAGCACCGGCGGATGCCATCTGGATCGCTGACTACAAATCAAAGGACAGCAGATCCGGCAATGCTACCCGCGGCGAAACTCTCGAATGTGCTTCCGGCACTTCCTTTGCGGCACCGCATGTAGCTGGCGCTGCTGCGTTGTGGCTAGCCCATCATGGACGTCAAACACTGATCGGTCAGTATGGCCCTGCCGGCATCCCTCTCGCATGGGTTTTCCGTCAACAGATCCAAAAGACGGCACGTGCCATCGGCACGTGGGACGACGGATTGTATGGTCCGGGGATCATCAACATCGAAGCTCTGCTCAACGAACCACTGCCACGTCCACAGGATGTTGTACCGCCCCCTGCCATGGTTAACGGCATCGTTCCCGGAGTGAGTGGGGGCTTGGAAGCCGCGGGTGAAGCCTTCCAAGATGCCTTCCTCGAATTCATGGACTGGGCAGGCGCACAGGCGGACAATGCAGAACGTCAGGCTGCGATCATCTGGCTTGCCGGACAACAGGCTGCTGACCGAACCATCAAGGACCTCGGCAATGCATGGGCGCAGCTCGACGCCGCCGCCCAAGGCGCAGCCGCAGACGTGAAGGCCGAGATCGATCGTACCAAACGTGATATCGAGCGCGGCATCAACGACGTTGTAAAACAAACCGAAGACGCCATTGAAGAGGCCGGCGATCAGATCGAAGACGTCATCGATGAAGCCGGCAAGGCTGTCGAAGAGTTCTCCGATAACGT